The following are encoded together in the Pithys albifrons albifrons isolate INPA30051 chromosome 5, PitAlb_v1, whole genome shotgun sequence genome:
- the LRPAP1 gene encoding alpha-2-macroglobulin receptor-associated protein yields MAAPRAAAAPRALAAVAAALLIAAGGQASKYSREANEGLAAGGKRREAAEFRVVRLNQVWEKAQRLHLSAVKLAELHSDLKIQEKDELSWKKLKAEGLDEDGEKEAKLRRNLNVIMTKYGMNGKKDSQLGETNYIKDGTESDTLDDPRLEKLWSKAKTSGKFSDEELDKLWREFKHHKEKIHEYNILLETVSRTEDIHKNVINPSEENPVKEEILHNKHRELKEKLRSINQGFERLRKVSHQGYDTTSEFEEPRVIDLWDLAKSANFTEKELESFREELKHFEAKIEKHHHYQKQLEISHQKLKHVEGTGDKEHLNRNKEKYAMLEEKTKELGYKVKKHLQDLSSRISQGLQHNEL; encoded by the exons ATGGCGGCTCCGCGGGCTGCGGCGGCTCCGCGGGCTCTGGCGGCTGTGGCCGCCGCGCTGCTGATCGCGGCCGGCGGACAGGCCAGCAAGTACTCCCGGGAGGCCAACGAGGGGCTGGCGGCCGGCGGCAAGCGGCGGGAGGCTGCGGAGTTCCGGGTGGTGCGGCTGAACCAGGTCTGGGAGAAGGCGCAGagg CTCCACCTCTCCGCTGTGAAACTGGCAGAGTTGCATAGTGAtctaaaaatacaagaaaaggaTGAACTAAGCTGGAAAAAACTGAAGGCTGAAGGGCTAGATGAGGATGGAGAGAAAGAAGCCAAACTCAGACGCAACTTAAATG TCATTATGACTAAATATGGAATGAATGGAAAGAAAGACTCTCAACTAGGTGAGACCAACTATATTAAAGATGGTACAGAAAGTGACACGCTAGATGATCCAAGATTGGAAAAGTTATGGAGCAAG GCCAAGACCTCTGGGAAGTTCTCTGATGAGGAGCTGGATAAGCTTTGGCGAGAATTTAAGCACCACAAAGAAAAGATTCATGAATACAATATTCTGTTGGAGACCGTGAGCAGAACAGAAG ATATCCACAAAAATGTTATTAATCCATCTGAAGAGAATCCGGTGAAAGAGGAAATCTTGCACAACAAGCACAGAGAACTCAAAGAGAAGTTAAGAAGCATCAATCAGGGGTTTGAGCGTTTGCGTAAAGTCAGTCATCAAGGATATGACACAACCAGTG AATTTGAAGAACCAAGAGTGATTGATTTGTGGGACTTGGCCAAATCAGCcaatttcactgagaaagaactTGAATCTTTTCGG gAGGAGCTGAAACATTTTGAAGCAAAAATTGAAAAACACCATCATTATCAGAAACAATTAGAGATTTCACACCAGAAACTGAAGCATGTAGAGGGAACTGGAGATAAGGAGCATCTgaacagaaacaaagagaaatatgCCATGctggaagaaaagacaaaagaactAGGATATAAG GTAAAGAAGCACTTGCAAGACTTATCCAGCAGAATCTCTCAAGGTCTTCAACACAATGAATTATAA